CCGTCGATGGCGCCGCCGGCCATCGAGAGGTCGAACGTGACCTCCCGGGTCTCGCCGGGCGCGAGCGCGGCGATGAACCCCTCGTCGTCCGACGACGACAGCGGCGCGTCGAGGAACAGCTTCGCCGACACGTCGCGGACGGTCTCGTCGCGGTCGTTCGTCACCTCGAGGGTGAGCGTCCCGCCGCCCCCGACCTCGAACGTTCCGTTGACCGCGCTCACCGCGAACTCGTCGCGGGATTCGGCGATCGGAACCGGCGCGTCGATCGAGTCGCCGGTTCGCCGTGTCCCCTCGGCGTCGCGGTACTGGACGCGCAGCGTGAACTGCCGCGGCCCCGCCTCGGCGGCATCGGACACCTCGATGTCGAACGCGAACTCGGCCGACTCGCCGGGTTCGAGCGTGCCGACGGCGACTTCCGGCTCCAGCGGCGAGACGTTCGGGTTCGACGTCTCGAACAGGACGACCGCGTTCGTCACGGTCCCCTCGCCGGTGTTGGTCACGGTGCCGGTGACCTGTCCCTCCTCGCCGACGCGGAGGGTGCTCGCGAGGTCGTCGACCCCGAACGTCTGTTCGGGCAGGGGCAACACGCCGAACGAGAGCGAACGCGAGGTGGCCGATTCGCCCCCTTCAGTCTCGTACTCGACGGTCGCGTCGACGGCGTACTCGCGCGTCTCCGCCGAGTCGACGAGCGTCGCGTCGACCTCGACGGTCCGTGTCTCGTTGGGACCGAGCGTGCCGACGAACCGGCGGGCGTTCGCCGAGCCGCCGAAGGAGAGGTCGCTGTTGCCCGACTGGAGCGCGAGCACCGCGTTGGTGGCCGTCTCGCCGCCGACGTTGCGCACGGTCGCCGACACGGTCCCGGAGCCGCCGACGGGCGCGGCCGACTCGACGTCCTCGATCTCGAAGCGGGCGCGCTCTTGCACCCGAACCGTCGCGTACACGGTCTCGGTCACCACCTCGTCCTCGTCGTCCTCGTCGCGGTACTTGACGGTGATCGGGACCCGGTGTTCACCGCCGGAAATGTCGGCGGCCACGTCGATCTGCACAGTCACCGCACGGGTGGCGCCGTCCCCCATCCGACCGAGCTCCCGGGTGGACGAGAGCACCTCGATGCCGTCGATGTCGCCGACGGTGGCGTTCACGTCGATCGCCGGCTCGACGCGGTCGTCGCGGTCGGCGGCGTCGTTCGTCAGTTCCACCGTGAGCTCCTGGGTCGTTCCCGGCTGGATCACCGGCTCGGCCACGTCCGTCTCGAAGCGGGGGTCCTCGTCGGCCGCGACGACGCCGACGAAGCCCGTTCCGACGGCCGACACGACCAGTAGTGCGGCGATCAACAGCG
This genomic stretch from Halobaculum roseum harbors:
- a CDS encoding COG1361 S-layer family protein, producing MSRRPQTLLIAALLVVSAVGTGFVGVVAADEDPRFETDVAEPVIQPGTTQELTVELTNDAADRDDRVEPAIDVNATVGDIDGIEVLSSTRELGRMGDGATRAVTVQIDVAADISGGEHRVPITVKYRDEDDEDEVVTETVYATVRVQERARFEIEDVESAAPVGGSGTVSATVRNVGGETATNAVLALQSGNSDLSFGGSANARRFVGTLGPNETRTVEVDATLVDSAETREYAVDATVEYETEGGESATSRSLSFGVLPLPEQTFGVDDLASTLRVGEEGQVTGTVTNTGEGTVTNAVVLFETSNPNVSPLEPEVAVGTLEPGESAEFAFDIEVSDAAEAGPRQFTLRVQYRDAEGTRRTGDSIDAPVPIAESRDEFAVSAVNGTFEVGGGGTLTLEVTNDRDETVRDVSAKLFLDAPLSSSDDEGFIAALAPGETREVTFDLSMAGGAIDGKTYPASVDFRYETADGDTLISDTYEVPIEATAPDGNGLPLGAVGVAAVVVALGLVGAVYLRRNR